Proteins encoded by one window of Psychromonas sp. L1A2:
- a CDS encoding GAF domain-containing protein, translating into MIDNATDNVFEGIFEDSQTQQKIDDIAKKSGMSSILVMKSHDNEMEVVLSGGEAGKEIYHARDKGKKSTHSEGQHALYCERVVNTNEVLEVQDAAKDPNWKDNEDLTEFGLGTYLGVPIEKDGKVVGTVCALNNESIDFENEQYNVLAQLQKVKGDIESKI; encoded by the coding sequence ATGATTGATAATGCTACAGATAATGTTTTTGAAGGTATTTTTGAAGATAGCCAAACACAGCAAAAAATTGATGATATTGCTAAAAAATCAGGTATGAGTTCAATCTTAGTTATGAAGTCTCATGATAATGAAATGGAAGTGGTATTAAGTGGTGGCGAGGCGGGTAAAGAAATTTATCATGCACGAGATAAAGGTAAAAAAAGCACTCATTCTGAAGGTCAACACGCGTTATATTGTGAGCGAGTGGTTAATACCAATGAAGTTTTAGAAGTGCAGGATGCAGCTAAAGATCCTAACTGGAAAGATAATGAAGATTTAACTGAGTTCGGGTTAGGAACCTATTTAGGTGTACCTATCGAAAAAGATGGCAAAGTGGTAGGTACCGTATGTGCTTTAAATAATGAATCTATCGATTTTGAAAATGAACAATATAATGTGTTAGCGCAACTACAAAAAGTGAAAGGTGATATTGAAAGTAAAATTTAA
- a CDS encoding nucleoside triphosphate pyrophosphohydrolase family protein has translation MKLTQLSTAIYEKLYADITQFRETFDLACAAPETLDDKADELHTSLIIEELTELAEAPCKVEQADAIVDSVYVLMGRLVHLGDTKVEDNLAISYLIDLFLNVAKQRKIDFMTCWNEVHSSNMSKVCRNQQEYADTVEFYAKQGVTLTDSVKGEFIIAKCAEDVQMESKLVRKGKVLKSVYYRPADLAPLVDL, from the coding sequence ATGAAATTAACTCAATTATCGACTGCTATTTACGAAAAATTGTATGCCGATATTACTCAGTTTAGAGAAACTTTTGATCTAGCTTGTGCTGCGCCAGAAACGTTAGATGATAAAGCTGATGAGTTACATACTTCATTAATTATCGAAGAGTTAACTGAATTAGCCGAAGCCCCTTGTAAGGTTGAGCAAGCAGATGCGATTGTTGATAGTGTTTATGTTTTAATGGGGCGTTTAGTCCATTTAGGTGATACTAAGGTTGAAGATAACCTAGCGATTAGCTATTTGATTGACTTGTTCTTAAACGTGGCGAAACAACGCAAGATTGATTTTATGACTTGTTGGAATGAAGTACATTCAAGCAATATGAGTAAAGTATGTCGTAACCAACAAGAGTATGCGGATACCGTTGAATTTTATGCAAAGCAGGGCGTAACACTAACTGACAGTGTAAAAGGTGAGTTCATCATCGCTAAATGTGCTGAAGACGTACAAATGGAAAGTAAGTTAGTACGCAAAGGTAAGGTTCTAAAATCTGTTTATTATCGCCCTGCCGATTTAGCTCCTTTAGTTGATCTATAA
- the guaD gene encoding guanine deaminase → MNQQSNTVIRASFLHFINDPAKVENVDDAYQYISDGLLVIENGKVKSLTPFNEKSADLYPHLEDKRGQLIMPGFIDTHIHYPQTEMIAAYGEQLLEWLETYTFPTEKQFKDKLYAQKISQFFINELLKNGTTSALVFGTVHPESVDALFEEAEKIDMRMIAGKVMMDRNAPDYLLDTAQSSYDQSKALIEKWHNKGRLQYAITPRFAPTSTPEQLALAGKLKAEYPDVYVQTHLSENVDEIEWVKSLFPEREGYLDVYEHYGLTGDKSVFAHCIHLTETEWETLARTKSVIAFCPTSNLFLGSGLFNLDKADEANVSVGLATDVGGGTSFSQLRSLSEAYKIMQLQGKKLSVFKGLYLATLGSAQSLSLDHKVGNFEKGKEADFIVLDWAATELQTLRLENSNSLQDKLFALMMLGDERNIHSTYVAGKLVYSAAD, encoded by the coding sequence ATGAATCAACAATCAAATACAGTTATTCGTGCAAGCTTTTTACATTTTATTAACGACCCTGCAAAGGTAGAAAACGTTGATGATGCATATCAATATATTTCTGACGGGTTACTGGTTATTGAAAATGGTAAAGTAAAGTCATTGACACCATTCAATGAAAAAAGTGCAGATTTATATCCTCACCTTGAAGATAAACGTGGCCAGTTAATCATGCCTGGTTTTATCGATACACATATCCACTATCCACAAACAGAAATGATTGCAGCCTACGGTGAGCAACTTTTAGAATGGTTAGAGACTTATACGTTTCCAACCGAGAAACAGTTTAAAGATAAATTATATGCACAAAAAATATCGCAGTTTTTTATTAACGAACTATTAAAAAATGGCACCACTAGCGCATTAGTTTTCGGGACGGTTCATCCTGAATCTGTTGATGCGTTATTTGAAGAAGCTGAAAAAATAGATATGCGCATGATCGCCGGTAAAGTGATGATGGATCGTAATGCACCGGATTACTTATTAGATACGGCACAATCAAGTTATGACCAATCTAAAGCATTGATTGAAAAGTGGCATAATAAAGGTCGTTTACAATACGCTATAACACCACGTTTTGCACCCACCTCAACGCCAGAACAATTAGCATTAGCGGGTAAATTAAAAGCAGAATATCCTGATGTGTATGTTCAGACTCATTTATCTGAAAATGTAGATGAGATTGAATGGGTTAAATCGCTTTTTCCTGAACGTGAAGGTTACTTAGATGTGTATGAGCATTATGGTTTAACGGGTGATAAGTCAGTGTTTGCACATTGTATTCACCTTACCGAGACAGAGTGGGAAACATTAGCTAGAACTAAGTCAGTGATTGCATTTTGTCCTACCTCAAACTTGTTTTTAGGCAGTGGTTTATTTAATTTAGATAAAGCAGATGAGGCTAATGTATCAGTTGGTCTTGCTACTGATGTCGGCGGTGGTACGAGCTTTTCACAATTGCGTTCATTAAGTGAAGCTTACAAAATCATGCAGTTGCAAGGTAAAAAATTATCTGTTTTTAAAGGCTTATATTTAGCAACGCTAGGCAGTGCACAGTCACTTAGCTTGGATCATAAAGTCGGTAATTTTGAAAAAGGAAAAGAAGCAGACTTTATTGTATTAGATTGGGCTGCCACTGAATTACAAACATTACGCCTTGAAAACTCTAACAGCTTACAAGATAAATTATTTGCTTTAATGATGTTAGGTGATGAACGTAATATTCATTCAACTTATGTCGCAGGTAAATTAGTTTATAGCGCGGCTGATTAA